CCAGGGATGGTGCCGATGTCTACCGATCGCTCCGCGCAGCCGCAACTTGCTCCGCACGTCGTGCGGCTGCGCCGGCCCACCGACCATGAGCTGACGTTGATTATCCCCGCCTACAACGAAGAGCAGCGTCTACGCCCGACGCTCGAAACGCTGACCGGGTTCCTCGATCGGCAAGGGATCGACTATCGCGTCGTCGTGGTCGACGACGGCAGTTCGGACGGCACGGCTCACGTGTCGGACGATTTCGGCCCACGCTGTTCGACACTACGATTGCCCGAGAATCAAGGCAAAGGAGCCGCGGTGCGCCAGGGATTGCTGGCCGCCACCGGGCGGATCGTCGGCTTTACCGACGCCGATTTGCCCTATGACTTGAATAACCTGATCACCGCCTATCGCATCCTGGATCGTGAAGAGTGCGAGGTGGTTTTTGGTGCTCGCGACTTGAACGGCGCGGCCCAGTTGGCGCCACGCAAGCTGACTCGCCGCATCGCCACGACCGTCTTCAGCAAGATCGTCGCCACGCTGATCTCGCGTGAGGTGACCGACACGCAGTGCGGCTTGAAGCTGTTCAGCCGGGCCGCGGCCTACGACATTTTCAGCCTGGCGAGCGTGAATGGTTTCGCCTTTGACGTCGAAGTGGTCTTCCTGACGCAACACCTGCGGATTCCGTTCAAGCGGATTCCGGTCACGCTGGTCAACGAGTATTCTACCACGCTGTCATTGACGCGGCATTCGATTCCCATGCTCCTGGACGCCGTGAAGGTTTGGGGCCGCCACTTGTGCCGCCCGGCGATTCACCGCCAGAGCACGATCGAAAAGCCCGCGGTTACCGTGCCGGCCGAGACGCGGCAGCGTCGGTCGGCCTAGCCCGAGACTCAACGCATCATGAAATCGGCCACCAAGGATGTTCGCGCTCGGCTCGTGTTTCATGCCGACGATTTTGGGCTGAATGGCGCGGTTGACCAGGGGATTCTCGATTCATTTCGCCACGGCCTGCTGACCAGCGCGTCGATCCTGGCCAACGGCCCGACGGCAGCGCTGAACGTGCCCAAGCTGCGAGCATTGGCCGACAGCGGCATGCCGAGCGCCGGCGTGGCTGGCGAGATGCGCACCACGCTGAGCGACACTCGCGAACCGTTTGACATCGGCGTTCATTTGAACCTGACCCAGGGAAAGCCGGTGACCGGGGCCAAGTTTCCGGCCGAGTTGCTCGACGAACAAGGTTGCTTCCCCGGGATTGGCGCGTTGTTCCTGCGGCTGTGGGGGACGGGCGACCGGTATCGCCGGCCGATCAGCGCCGAGCTGACCGCGCAAATCGAAACCGTGGTTGGCCTGGGCATTCAGCCCTCGCACGTCAACGGGCATCAATACATCGAACTGATTCCGGCCGTGAGTGACGCGCTGCCAGGCGTCCTCGAACGATTTGGAATCTCGATCGTACGTCTGCCACTCGAACGCCGCGCCTTGGCGGCGATTCTCTGCTCGCGCGGCTTGCCGGCCTGGCTCTTGGCCCAGGTCAAGCGGCACTATGCCCGAGGATTTGCCAAGCGTGTGCGGCGGCAAGGCTGGCGGCACGCCGACAGCTACTTCGGCACGGCACACGCCGGGCAGATCACGCTGCCAGTGTTGCAGACCTGGCTTGATGAACCGGCGCGCGAACAATTGATCGAGATTGGCATTCACCCCGGCGCGGCTGCTTCGTCGGCCGAGCCTGCCGACCATCCCTGGCACGACGCCTTGGCCGACGATCGCCCACGCGAGCAGCAACTGCTCTGCTCGGTGAGAGTGGCCGATTACCTGGCGCGCCAGCAACTCGCGCTCGGCCGGCTGCGCTCGTCGGCCAAAGCCGCGTAGCCGTCATTTCCAGGTTTGTCGTGCCGTTTCGTGTAGGGTGCA
Above is a genomic segment from Planctomycetota bacterium containing:
- a CDS encoding glycosyltransferase, translating into MSTDRSAQPQLAPHVVRLRRPTDHELTLIIPAYNEEQRLRPTLETLTGFLDRQGIDYRVVVVDDGSSDGTAHVSDDFGPRCSTLRLPENQGKGAAVRQGLLAATGRIVGFTDADLPYDLNNLITAYRILDREECEVVFGARDLNGAAQLAPRKLTRRIATTVFSKIVATLISREVTDTQCGLKLFSRAAAYDIFSLASVNGFAFDVEVVFLTQHLRIPFKRIPVTLVNEYSTTLSLTRHSIPMLLDAVKVWGRHLCRPAIHRQSTIEKPAVTVPAETRQRRSA
- a CDS encoding ChbG/HpnK family deacetylase, yielding MKSATKDVRARLVFHADDFGLNGAVDQGILDSFRHGLLTSASILANGPTAALNVPKLRALADSGMPSAGVAGEMRTTLSDTREPFDIGVHLNLTQGKPVTGAKFPAELLDEQGCFPGIGALFLRLWGTGDRYRRPISAELTAQIETVVGLGIQPSHVNGHQYIELIPAVSDALPGVLERFGISIVRLPLERRALAAILCSRGLPAWLLAQVKRHYARGFAKRVRRQGWRHADSYFGTAHAGQITLPVLQTWLDEPAREQLIEIGIHPGAAASSAEPADHPWHDALADDRPREQQLLCSVRVADYLARQQLALGRLRSSAKAA